The following are encoded in a window of Penaeus monodon isolate SGIC_2016 chromosome 9, NSTDA_Pmon_1, whole genome shotgun sequence genomic DNA:
- the LOC119576577 gene encoding LOW QUALITY PROTEIN: E3 ubiquitin-protein ligase BRE1A-like (The sequence of the model RefSeq protein was modified relative to this genomic sequence to represent the inferred CDS: substituted 1 base at 1 genomic stop codon) — protein sequence EEEEEERARRQEEKKKRRRKRERXERERGERERERERER from the exons gaggaagaggaggaagaacgagcaaggaggcaagaggagaagaagaaaaggaggaggaagaga gagagatgagagagagagagaggagagagagagagagagagagagagagagaga